The genome window CGTGAACTCGTTGATCCGCGCGTCGACCTCGGCGAGGATGTCGTGACCGCGCGGGTCCTTGTTCATGAAATGAGCCGCGACGAAGCCGCCGATCACTCCGATCAGGAACCACAGCACGTTCTTCATGTCGCCATCCTTGCCCTTGACCCGCGAAGGCGCGGTGCCTCCATCGTATGCGGAAACGACAGAAGGCGTCGGGTGAACCCCGACGCCTTCTGCGGAAAAGCTGAACTCAGCGAGCTGCGTAGTACTCGACGACGAGCTGCACTTCACAGGTCACGGGGACCTCGGCACGCTTCGGACGACGAACCAGGCGAGCCTGGAGCTTGTCGAGCTCGACCTCGAGGTAGCCGGGAACGGGAGGCAGGACCTCGGCGTGACCGCCGGCCGCTGCGACCTGGAAGGGCTCGGTGCCCTCGCTCTTGGCCTTGACGTGGATGAGCTGACCCGGCTTCACGCGGAAGGACGGGCGGTCGACGAGCTGGCCGTCGACGAGGATGTGACGGTGCACGACGAGCTGACGAGCCTGTGCGGTGGTGCGGGCGAAGCCCGAACGCACGACGAGAGCGTCGAGACGCATCTCGAGCAGCTCGACCAGGTTCTCACCGGTCAGGCCGTCCTGACGACGAGCCTCGTTGAACGTGTTGCGCATCTGCTTCTCGCGGATGCCGTACTGCTCGCGCAGACGCTGCTTCTCACGCAGACGGACGGCGTAGTCGCTGTCAGCCTTGCGCTTGGTGCGGCCGTGCTCACCCGGAGCGTAGGGACGCTTCTCGAGGTAGCGGGCGGCCTTCGGGGTGAGCGGGATGCCGAGGGCACGGCTCAGACGAACCTTGCGGCGGTCCTGGGACTTCGTGGTCACGAAGTTTTCCTTCCGATGACGTGGTCGCGTCTTTCACGACTCACGGACGTATC of Microbacterium sp. LWH13-1.2 contains these proteins:
- the rpsD gene encoding 30S ribosomal protein S4, whose protein sequence is MTTKSQDRRKVRLSRALGIPLTPKAARYLEKRPYAPGEHGRTKRKADSDYAVRLREKQRLREQYGIREKQMRNTFNEARRQDGLTGENLVELLEMRLDALVVRSGFARTTAQARQLVVHRHILVDGQLVDRPSFRVKPGQLIHVKAKSEGTEPFQVAAAGGHAEVLPPVPGYLEVELDKLQARLVRRPKRAEVPVTCEVQLVVEYYAAR